A region of Ornithorhynchus anatinus isolate Pmale09 chromosome 5, mOrnAna1.pri.v4, whole genome shotgun sequence DNA encodes the following proteins:
- the LOC100088824 gene encoding protein-arginine deiminase type-4-like has translation MLEAAELKFLEQGLKKVGVCTQGYLEFQKLYQWQPKRNSICAPGSSTAFNISSTTGVVIDTANSFPVKKTPTGLTKWSLNPKVEVMVMLSAPSSTINEEKVRISYYGPKAGPVVGKAVLYLTGVDICLDADTRRSGKVTRSPREMDKRNWTWGPRGHGAVLLVNCDRDGPQAAGMDKDDDKVLGCRDLKDMSLMVLRTRGPEEFFAQHKLILHIPTSKMNKVRVFQDKSEGFQAQFEMVLGPHKASYVLEPVNGCEDRTFYIEGLTFPDADFSGLVSFSVTLLARAHQDVPEFPIFEDTVVFRVAPWIMTPNTLAPQEVYVCSIKENQSFVESVTALAKKAKCKLTICPEEVNDLDVWIQDEMEVGYIQAPHKTLPVVFDSPRDGGLRDFPFKYVLGPDFGYVTRNSGSEWVDGLTSFGNLEVSPPVSVRGKEYPLGRILVGSNIFPRIGGRELVKPVWDFLCAQKVQAPIELFSDWLLVGHVDEFLSFVPARDGKGFRLLLASPVACFQLFREKQLEGHGAAVMFEQIEGKEKKTIDDILSDQTLRAHNKYVQGCIDWNREILKRDLGLVERDIVDLPQLFQLVKNNPSKKCKAEAFFPDMVNMVVLGKYLGIPKPFGPIVNGRCCLEEKVRSLLEPLGLNCTFIDDFFTYHERKGDVHCGTNVRRKPFSFKWWNVVP, from the exons ATGCTGGAGGCTGCTGAACTAAAG ttcttagaacaaggATTAAAGAAAGTTGGCGTGTGCACTCAAGGATACCTAGAATTTCAGAAGCTCTACCAATGGCAGCCAAAGAGGAATTCAAT ATGTGCCCCAGGAAGTAGCACTGCCTTCAACATCTCCAGCACCACGGGAGTTGTCATCGACACCGCCAACAGCTTTCCCGTCAAGAAGACCCCCACCGGGTTAACCAAATGGTCCTTGAACCCCAAAGTGGAGGTCATGGTGATGTTGAGTGCTCCGAGCTCGACCATCAACGAGGAGAAG GTTCGGATTTCATACTATGGACCCAAAGCAGGCCCTGTAGTGGGCAAGGCTGTTCTCTACCTCACTGGAGTTG ACATATGCCTGGATGCAGATACAAGACGCAGTGGTAAAGTCACCCGAAGCCCAAGGGAGATGGACAAG AGAAACTGGACCTGGGGCCCTCGGGGCCATGGTGCTGTCCTGCTGGTCAACTGTGACCGGGACGGTCCCCAAGCTGCAGGCATGGACAAGGATGATGACAAGGTGCTCGGCTGTAGAG aCCTGAAGGACATGTCCTTGATGGTGCTGAGAACACGGGGCCCTGAGGAATTCTTTGCCCAACACAAGTTGATTTTGCACATCCCCACATCCAAGATGAATAAAGTCAGAGTTTTTCAAGACAAAA GTGAAGGTTTTCAGGCCCAGTTTGAAATGGTGCTGGGGCCGCACAAGGCCTCCTACGTACTGGAGCCGGTGAATGGCTGTGAGGATAGAACCTTCTATATAGAGGGGCTCACTTTCCCCGATGCCGACTTCTCCGGCCTGGTTTCCTTCTCGGTCACATTGCTGGCCCGGGCCCATCAG GATGTCCCCGAGTTCCCGATCTTCGAAGACACGGTGGTGTTCCGAGTGGCTCCCTGGATCATGACTCCCAACACTCTGGCCCCTCAAGAGGTGTACGTGTGCAG CATAAAAGAAAACCAGAGTTTTGTTGAATCCGTGACAGCTCTTGCCAAGAAAGCTAAGTGCAAGCTGACCATCTGCCCTGAAGAGGTAAACGATCTGGACGTGTGGATCCAG GACGAGATGGAGGTCGGCTACATCCAGGCTCCTCACAAAACACTGCCTGTCGTCTTTGACTCCCCGCGAGATGGAGGGCTGAGAGATTTCCCTTTCAAGTATGTGTTG GGCCCAGATTTTGGGTATGTGACCCGAAACTCAGGATCAGAATGGGTCGACGGTCTCACTTCCTTCGGCAATCTGGAGGTCAGTCCTCCCGTCAGCGTCCGGGGTAAGGAATACCCTCTGGGTCGGATCCTCGTCGGCAGCAATATCTTCCCCAG GATCGGCGGCCGAGAGTTAGTCAAGCCTGTGTGGGACTTCCTCTGCGCGCAGAAAGTGCAGGCCCCCATCGAACTCTTCTCTGATTGGCTCCTCGTGGGCCACGTGGATGAGTTCTTGAGCTTCGTCCCAGCCCGGGATGGAAAG GGTTTCCGGCTTCTCCTAGCCAGCCCCGTTGCCTGCTTCCAGCTCTTCCGGGAGAAGCAATTGGAGGGTCATGGAGCTGCAGTGATGTTCGAACAGATTGAAG gaaaggaaaagaaaaccatAGATGATATTCTGTCGGACCAAACCCTgagagcacacaataaatacgtgCAG GGTTGTATCGACTGGAACCGAGAAATCTTGAAGAGAGATTTGGGCCTGGTTGAACGAGACATCGTTGATCTCCCACAGCTTTTCCAACTCGTTAAAAATAACCCTTCAAAAAAATGCAAAGCTGAAGCTTTCTTCCCAGACATG gtGAACATGGTGGTCTTGGGGAAATACCTGGGGATCCCCAAGCCCTTTGGGCCCATCGTCAACGGTCGCTGCTGCTTGGAAGAGAAGGTCCGGTCCCTGCTGGAGCCGCTGGGACTCAACTGCACCTTCATCGATGACTTCTTCACCTATCACGAGAGGAAGGGAGACGTCCACTGCGGCACCAACGTCCGCCGGAAGCCCTTCTCTTTCAAGTGGTGGAACGTGGTCCCCTGA